The genomic stretch CCGCTACGTAGAATATGACTCGAAAGATAATATTCACGATTAAGCGAGAATAAAAACTATCAATTCATTTGATAGATTGATTGATCCCTTCCACCTTGTAGAATAAccgttgacacttaaattttgactagCCCTTTTAGTtatattgcataaaaaaatttaaactaattttagttctcataaaaaaaataattaattaattttcatgcatagcatatttaatttagtttagcATGCATCGCGTTTGCATTTTGACCGGACCGGCGCTGGATGGATTTAGGCAATGGGAGCTCTAAGCTTAATTGAATAAATTGGAACAAGTCCATAAAGTTGAAAATTTAACCAAGTTCATGGTTCAAAAGTGGACAAGATCACACGTGATGGCATCTTAATTTTTGAACAATATGTCTAATGCAAATAAGACCTTCACGTGTGaatgtatatatgtatgtatctTCTAAACATTACAGAAGGAAAATCGCATAAGCTTGATTGGTATAAGGGGTGCACGATTATCTGGCCATATTCACACAAGTTGGAATAGGGAAGAAGCAAAAGTGAATCTCACTTGACTGAGAGGTAATGAAAGATACATTTCTTTTCCTCGTCCAAGATTGGATACGCTGGCCTATATAGAGGAGAGAGGTCGGAGAAACGGAGGAGGGGAGAATTTTGAGAGACATTAGctctaaaaaaattcagaattcacgagagagagagaacttcgGCTGAGCACTCCCGGAGGTTGACCAACGCTCATGTTGCTAGGCCCGACCCCGACGATTCATTCAACATCGCAGCTTCGATTATCCTCGTTGCAGCTTGGCAAGCAGTCCATGACCACCCCGACAAATCTTCTTGTCAAGTCTCTCGGTGTCCCTCTAGTCATCATCCTGTCGGTGGTCCAGTAAGTTCACTTGCAATTTTTAGTTGATTGGTCCTCCTTCAGTTCCTGTCCATCACGGATTTGTCCTGTGGAACACGTAACAAAGGACGAAGGAAACGTGGAGTGTCCCCTCttgttttttgtcttctttctctATGGCCCATTGGAGGACAAGCCCCGAATTCATGGCGAATCAATTGTGACCGTGCACTCTCCTCAAGAATCCATGGATTGGGACTCGTCACCGAGTGCCGCAAGTTATTTGTCTAGTCGACCTTGACCAAGAGTAATCTCGCCGGGAGGTTCTCGCATCGTGAGCCGTCCTCGAGGAGTCCCTTGCCAACAGTCCAAAAGTTGCGAACATTGGCGCACAAGAtttgttcaaattcaaattgaaaaaaagcaATCTTGCAAGATAAGGTATAGCTTCCTATCTTGCAAATTGTACATTCATGGCAAGCATAATTTGAACATATCACATCGtattttgcatatcttgcatcGAAGTGGacgttttttttcaaaatacaggttgattattGATTAGtaaaatttctttcataatccgcaacttgccatgCGATCGAGAAAGTTCATCATTAAGATTATTGATAGAATACTCGATTAggtaaggatttgggttcaatcgttaatcatgggattacgaattaaagattgactcaaatattcgcaaaatatttcaaaacttgattgatatatccactttcttgattgaattgattggcatattcactttcctaatttgatttgaattgctttatTGTCGTATTTTTAGATtatatccgtcgcatgatgtactctcgaaaattctaaaagatttgcattcatccactttccatatttgaaaattacatatcttttaaaatttgcatcatgtagataactgtatatttaatcttttttgtaaaatatttaggctAGATCGCATTTTAGgataaaaattgcatgtttaaatagaattttatgtttAAAGTAATTCgtctttaatatattagggtttaggtcaatttaaactctaaaatatgcaagataaatattgttttagcatagttctattttaagaaacaaattcatccgaaaattaaaaaaaaattcattgccacgtcatctttgtcACATCATTTACCATACCACATAGAGTCACGTGTttagtttaattaattaattcatcatgtagattgcatgctaggattgatttatttttaattgcatgtcatatagagcTAGTCatgtagtttaattaaattcatATGCATTCTTAGGATAGTTTGCATTTATTTATGCCATTGCAATTAGAATAGAATTGATGCATCTCATTTACGTTATTCGccttttaaaaagcaaaaatcaaaaagtgagaacaatAATTACGTGGCGCATGCtttcttgattatattgatttttggatgttcaattaattgattgtgcacctgCATGATAACATTTGTTAGTgagttaggttaaaatcaattaatgttgccttctcaaatgattttttatgaaataaaatggtaccgaaatagcgttagagtaatctagcgtaacaaAGTCTCCAACCCTTAATCTCCGATTTGTAGAAATAATATAGTCTTCTCgttaatttacttaggtttctaattaacctactaaaaacgattagtggcaacTTCAATTAAAAACATTTGCATGTTGATCAcattgaatcttaagttgcgatttggtagggcttgagagagcccgagttaggttaattaaataattaacccgataatccattaatttcgaaatttttcaaatttttaggtcgcgacaaagttgagtcataaatcttttcacattttacgaGTTGAGacatgaaaattcttcaatattgtttttctaatttttttaaactttttttccttcttttatttttattgtggtTGGCGAGGGCAGCAAAGCCCTCACTTAGTGATTTCGAAACaggaaagccaaaaaaaaaaaagtaaaaaaaagtaaaagaaagagaaaagaaaataataattctaaaaatttaagaaaattgatCACGTCGGTGCCGGTTGTGCTACGTAAAACAACTGTCTTTCATGTTAGTggtttttgaccaaaattggcTCGATTGAGTCAATtagtaaaacataaaaatatttataactcaattgacacaattaaaatgtttaatactaaattgacaaaaatataataattttaaaattttttagaaaatttttcctAGTACTTACGTTGTCCCAAAAAGATCTATTTCCATCCATCCAAATCATTTCTCCATGCAAAAATGTCagttagaaataaaaattttagttccttttttttttgtcataataaataggatttcattcacttcctcaaaatacaagagaaaaatattatttaattataaatcaagGCAAATCTCAGAttacttcaaaacaaaacaagtttTAGATAACACGAGAAATCGTCAAAACAAGGTTACAGGTCACGCGCTCAAACAACATATTTGTGATTTCTTCATACCAAAATCGACGACCGATCAACGAATCCGTAATCGGGAATGAGCACACACCGTAGTCTTTATCTATTGCTACGGCAATGCGCGCCTAAGTTTGGCATCCATAATACCATCGTTGAGCAGAGCATAAAGGTTGAACGAGTACAGATCCGACACCTTTGAGAATGAAACATTCACGAAACTCCTctaatttcttttgaaattggACTTGTTCACAACGAAACTTGAGGCAAGTGAAACCTTGAAACATGAACGCACAAAACCCCAAATCTGGACTGAAGCGGGATAGAAATCTCCCATAAATGGGAGAAAGAAGCTTCCAGATCCGGactaaatcggaagagaaaagctTCCAatgggaaaaaagtaaaaaaataaaatagagaacTAAAACTTCCTAAGAAAAAGGGGAGGGAAGGGAGAGATCTAACTCAAACCCTCCATTCATAAAGATCGAAGAAGAAAGTTGTGTGAAGATAAGagggagaggagaaagaaactAGGGTCGGCTAACAAAGAGCTCATTGAATTGTGTTTTAGTCCCATTGAATTGTGTTAGTCCCATTTGGCATAAAATAATTTGTGGGGAAATTGTTTTGCTTATAAGCAACTAAAAAATAGGGATAATTGCCAAAAATTCCCTAAACCTatttcagtcttaaatattttatatttgtgtcaatttaatcataccctttgcatttgtaccaatttaatcatttcggcaaattttggctaaaaatcgcTGACTTGGCAATATCGGCGCTAACGTTCGGCTAGAGGTGTGGCCTTGCTCGCCACTAGCAATGGCTGGTCGGAGCTATTGTCTGTCGGAGGTGTAGttaaggaagaagagaaggggaaaaaatgtttaggactgaattgataaaaagaagaagaagaagtttatgATAGAACCGGCATagttacaatagatttaggactttttaggcAATTTTCCCCTAAAAAACAATCTCTTATTAAGCACTTTTACATCATTGGAACAtggaaaaatttgcaaaaaagcGGTGGAAATCAAGAAAGagaatggagaaagaaaattgaGCAAAGCGCACTGGTAATATTGTCTTAAAATATTGTCCCGAGACTTTTAAAATTGAGCAAGGCATATGTACCGCTTTGAGTTGAATATCTTACGTGAACAATCTATATGTAATCCTTTTTTATCCACCATTCAAAACCTATTATATGGGACGCCAACTGTTGATTTAAATTAGTGAAAGGACGGTATTGAACAATTTTCGATAGTCCGGAGATTATATTGAAGATGTACCAAAAGTAcaaaaatcacattgaacaaattaaaaattcacgaATGTTATTTCACATTGTATCAGAGTTAAGAGATCATTTGTATAGTATTTCCGCTTTTATATGTTAAAAATCACTATTTGTCCcacttttttaatactttttcaaTATTACTCCAACAACAAAATGATAAAAACATGAATCTATTCTCGAATTATAACGAGCACATCTCTTGCGGTATTCCATTCCATCCCTTCGCTCCTACATGAAGCCCACGTGCTTGCCCCTACACTAGCATCCATGAACACATGCAGATAAAGTCTACTTACTAATTATACTTACACAATTGTTAGGTCACTTAATGACTTGTTAATTCAATGCAAAGTTAACAACTTCCAACCGTTACCATTTATTACAGCGCCTACGACATTTACCAATTACGGGCGGATcgatttcaataaattagggcaAAGCGGTGCAGGAAAGTTCCCAATGCTCTGTCACGGATTCCGTCAACTCCAAGTCTCTCAACCTAATCCCAAATATAAAAGGAGACGAACCCTCCGATATTTCAAATCCCCACCAAAACCAGAAACCCTAACGGTGCTATTAAGACATGAAGCTCATCAAACCCTTCTTCCGAATTACCTCCACGACGTTCCTCTTCGTCTCCACTTTCCTCCTCCTATCCGCAGtcgctcactctctctcctcgttcGTTCCTTTCGGATGCCTCGCCATTGTCGTCCTCTCGTGCTACTGCTACTCTCGCCCGACCCCGGTTTTCCTCATCGGCTACTCGTGCTTCAAGCCGAGCTCCGACCGCAAGTGCACGTACGTAGCCTCGGAGAGCCTCGTGCGCAGGAGCCGGCGCTTCAGCCCCGAGAGCGAGGAGTTCATGCGGAAGATATACCTCAAGTCGGGCCTCGGGGACGAGACGTACGGACCGCCCTTCATGTTCCGAGCCGGCTACGAGGAGGCGAGGCTGGAGTCCGCCGTGCAGGAAGCCCGGGAAGGCATcttctcggccgtcgactcgctccTCGCGAAGACCGCCGTCCACCCGCTTGACATCGACTTGCTGATCGTCACGTGCGGGAGCTTCTCGCCCTCGCCGTCTCTCTCGTCACTTATTGTGAATCATTGCAAACTCAGGCCCGACGTCAAGGTTTATAACTTGAGCGGCATGGGATGTAGCTCCGGCGTGCTCTCTATAGACCTGGCTGCGAAAATCCTGCGTCACGGCGGAAATGTCCGTTGTGCCCTAGTGGTGATAACAGAGAGCATCAGCCTGAACTGGTACTTTGGGGATAACCGGTCGATGCTCGTGACCAACTGCATCTTCCGTGTCGGTTGTGCCGCCGCGTTGTTGACCAACGATCCAGCTCGCCGCCCTGCAGCAAAGTTCGAGCTCGTTCGCTCGCTCAGGACTCACCACGGGGCAGACGACCGTGCTTACAGGGCCGCGTTCCAGGAAGAGGACGACGAGGGCAACACTGGGATTGCGCTCACCAAGGATTTGATTCGCGCCGCCACGACTAACCTCGGTGAGCACATCAAGATACTCGCTCCCTGGGTCCTGCCACCAAGCCAGCTCGCCTCCTACGCCTGCTCAGCGCTTGTCTCGGCACTATCCCGCAGGTATGCGAAGCCTGCGGTGCCGGACTTCACGACGTCCTTCGAGCACATTTGCATACACACGGGCGGGAGGGCAGTGATCGAGCAGGTGGGGCGGGTTCTGCAGCTGAGCGAGGAGGCCACTGAGCCGGCTCGGATGAGCCTGCACCGGTTCGGCAACACGTCGAGCAGCCTCGTGTTCTACGAGCTGGCGTACCTAGAAGCGAAGAGGAGGATCGAGAGAGGGGACAGAGTGTGGATGCTGGCGTTCGGGACTGGATTTAAGGTGGGAAGTTTGGTGTGGAGGTCGCTGAGGAGTTCAGGCGACGTAGAGGAGGAGGATAATCCGTGGAGCGATTGCGTTTATAGTTACCCAGTCAGCCAAGTGCCGGGTGAAAGTTATCCTGTTGATCTCCATTCCAAGTCATAAATtgagtgacttttttttttttttagaagctGCCGACTTAACAGTATGTGTAATAATACGctcaattatttctgatcacacacGATGAGTGCTTTTATATAAAATAATGTGTGTATCTATAATTGAGATCGTACTGTGTATCTATGATTGAGATCGTATTCTCGGTagcatttgcttttctttttccctatttGATCATTAATTTCGCGTTTTTGAGATCCTTAAATTTATATGCATGCACTGTTGTATTCATCCAATGTATTTCACTTCTCGGGGATTTGTGGCTGTAAGCGGATGGAAATCCTCTCGATTTAAAAAGGTAAATTGACGTCTCGGATTACGCTTTTTGGGGAAATGACACACAGTGGCATTTACTCACGAGCGAAATCGGAGGATGCAAATCTATTTTTCCGTTGTGTTCTTTAcccttttcattctcttttcttgttttgcatcGTGCACCGCTAGTCGCCCTCcaaaaaaagagacaaatacTGACACCCTCCGCCGTGCAGGAGGATGGTATGGCGACGAGCGGCAAAGGACGATGGCGGATCGACGCAGGGGAGAGGGCAGGCGGTGGGCCCATAGTGTGACGTAAGATTTTGGAGCTGGCATCGTCACCTTCATTTCCCCCTCTCTTCCCCGCGTGGACGGCTAACGTGAAAAAGTTTCAATgtttgtattgattttttttccttctctttcacaGGACGGGCAGGCCCGCCAGCAGCTGGCCGAAAGCTACGGCCCTCGcgggatctaggcgagggctcaCGTGCCCTCATTGTGACCTGCGACGACATTGTGAGCCCTCGCTGGCCACAACCAAGGCATCGTGGTCATCGTGGTTGTCGCCTGCCCTTGTCATATTCGATGAGATCCTGAACGAAGGTTGCAGTGCTCTCGCCAGATCAGATAAGGGCTTCATAGTCCTTGCCCTGGGGAGGCTTGGGCGCCATAGCATTGATAGATccatgattaaattgataaattcttaaaaagtttagaattaaattgacataattggaACGTTTAAAAATTACAAGACTAAATTAGTGTGATcgaaaagtttataattgaatagATCGTCGTATAAGAAATTAAAACTTTTTAGGCAATTTTCTGGACCGCGTTGGGAGATTGCCGACCTCATCATCTTCTATTGGAAAAAAGGTTGAATGATAGGGTTGAAATTGataaaaaggagaagaggaTACGGATCAAAAATGAATTCCCCAAACATATGAGTGATCTCTGTCCCTTCAGATTATTTGAACAATCGAAGGATAAAACGAAAGATATTTAGATAGCGAGCCACGAGCGAGACGCAGAACTCTCTCTGCTCATGAAGCTGCTTGTGTAAAGTGAAAATGCAAACCCTCCTTCAACCCTGCAACTCCGTATCCTCTCTTAGCTCATCTCCATTCTCAGCAATTCCCATCATCAGCAATTTCCCTGTTTCTCTTTTAGCCGTCCAAGCTCGACGCTATTCCCTTCGCGATTCTTGCCTTATccccttctcttctttgtctCTACTCTCGTCTACCAACTTCTTCACGAGCCCTTCTTCCCATAGGACCACCCATGTCGCCCTTCACTCTCAAAACGACATCTTTGATGGTTTCTCGATAACCCAATCGCCTCAGAAGCCCGAAAACGAAGAGCTCGAGTTGCGAAGCAAGCCCTCCCCAGTTTACATAGAGGACGGTTCTGCCGCGGAAACGGAGGAATCCGCCGGTGAGTCCGGCGAAGACGAGGCTCTGGCACCGTTCTTGAAGTTCTTTAAGAATAAGGAAGATCCGTTGGGTGACGACGATGACGAGAGGGATGAAGTAGAGGTTTTTGATGAGCATAGCGGAAGAGATAGTGTAGATGAGAAGGTTAGCGTAGAGTATTACGAGCCGAAACAGGGGGATTTTGTGGTCGGGGTGGTGGTTTCAGGTAATGAGAATAGGCTAGATGTCAACGTGGGCGCTGATTTGCTGGGCACAATGTTGACGAAGGAGGTGTTGCCTTTGTACGAGAAAGAGATGGATCATTTGCTGTGCGACTTGAACAATGATCCGGAGGCTTTTACGGCTCGTGGGAAGATGGGAATTGTGAAGTATGATGATGCGATGAGCGCAGGACCTGGGCCGGGTAGGCCGGTGGTGGAGACGGGTACGGTGTTGTTTGCCGAAGTGCTTGGGCGCACACTTAGTGGAAGGCCTTTGCTTTCAACTCGGCGGCTTTTTAGGAGGATCGCTTGGCTTCGAGTGAGGCAGGTTCTTTTCTCACTTTCTTTGTCCATTGTAGCCGGTAGAATTGGTTTAGGATCGATGGTGATATTATGAAGTTTATCTACTTGGCTTGGCTGCGATAGAAAGTTGTAATTTTTTAGCTTTGTATAGTGTACGAGGTACTATGTAGAGCTTGAACTTGACTCGGAATAATTGCCTATTGAGTGAATTAGAAGTGGGGATGCATTACCTTCTCCTTTGTAACGAGGGAAGAAGGGGAACAGAAATCTCTTATTCCAATTCCTTGGTTTCTTAAGAAGTATTTGGGGTTGAGCTGTCATTTATTAGATCCCAGTGTACTTATTCTCGTCTTTTGCTTGGTGGGAAAGCTTGAAATTCTTCTTATGAGATTTTACTATTTCTCTGAGCAGATAAAGCAACTGAACGAGCCTCTGGAGGTCAAAATTACAGAGTGGAACACAGGGGGGCTTCTCACGAGAATTGAGGTTAGGTTGTTGTTTAGTTGACTGGTGCTGTGTTGATTATCTGCATCTACATGTAT from Rhodamnia argentea isolate NSW1041297 chromosome 2, ASM2092103v1, whole genome shotgun sequence encodes the following:
- the LOC115736023 gene encoding 3-ketoacyl-CoA synthase 11-like, whose translation is MKLIKPFFRITSTTFLFVSTFLLLSAVAHSLSSFVPFGCLAIVVLSCYCYSRPTPVFLIGYSCFKPSSDRKCTYVASESLVRRSRRFSPESEEFMRKIYLKSGLGDETYGPPFMFRAGYEEARLESAVQEAREGIFSAVDSLLAKTAVHPLDIDLLIVTCGSFSPSPSLSSLIVNHCKLRPDVKVYNLSGMGCSSGVLSIDLAAKILRHGGNVRCALVVITESISLNWYFGDNRSMLVTNCIFRVGCAAALLTNDPARRPAAKFELVRSLRTHHGADDRAYRAAFQEEDDEGNTGIALTKDLIRAATTNLGEHIKILAPWVLPPSQLASYACSALVSALSRRYAKPAVPDFTTSFEHICIHTGGRAVIEQVGRVLQLSEEATEPARMSLHRFGNTSSSLVFYELAYLEAKRRIERGDRVWMLAFGTGFKVGSLVWRSLRSSGDVEEEDNPWSDCVYSYPVSQVPGESYPVDLHSKS
- the LOC115755619 gene encoding protein PIGMENT DEFECTIVE 338, chloroplastic isoform X2 encodes the protein MQTLLQPCNSVSSLSSSPFSAIPIISNFPVSLLAVQARRYSLRDSCLIPFSSLSLLSSTNFFTSPSSHRTTHVALHSQNDIFDGFSITQSPQKPENEELELRSKPSPVYIEDGSAAETEESAGESGEDEALAPFLKFFKNKEDPLGDDDDERDEVEVFDEHSGRDSVDEKVSVEYYEPKQGDFVVGVVVSGNENRLDVNVGADLLGTMLTKEVLPLYEKEMDHLLCDLNNDPEAFTARGKMGIVKYDDAMSAGPGPGRPVVETGTVLFAEVLGRTLSGRPLLSTRRLFRRIAWLRVRQIKQLNEPLEVKITEWNTGGLLTRIEGLRAFLPKAELLNRVNNFTKLKENVGRQIQVLISRIDEDKNDLILSEKDAWEMLHLQEGTLLDGTVKKILPYGAQIRIGDTNRSGLLHISKITATRITSVSDVLSVDEKVKVLVVKSIIPDKISLR
- the LOC115755619 gene encoding protein PIGMENT DEFECTIVE 338, chloroplastic isoform X1; its protein translation is MQTLLQPCNSVSSLSSSPFSAIPIISNFPVSLLAVQARRYSLRDSCLIPFSSLSLLSSTNFFTSPSSHRTTHVALHSQNDIFDGFSITQSPQKPENEELELRSKPSPVYIEDGSAAETEESAGESGEDEALAPFLKFFKNKEDPLGDDDDERDEVEVFDEHSGRDSVDEKVSVEYYEPKQGDFVVGVVVSGNENRLDVNVGADLLGTMLTKEVLPLYEKEMDHLLCDLNNDPEAFTARGKMGIVKYDDAMSAGPGPGRPVVETGTVLFAEVLGRTLSGRPLLSTRRLFRRIAWLRVRQIKQLNEPLEVKITEWNTGGLLTRIEGLRAFLPKAELLNRVNNFTKLKENVGRQIQVLISRIDEDKNDLILSEKDAWEMLHLQEGTLLDGTVKKILPYGAQIRIGDTNRSGLLHISKITATRITSVSDVLSVDEKVKVLVVKSIIPDKISLSIVDLESEPGLFISNKEKVFSEAEMMAKKYRQKLPAVIRAPKSEASATLQVPLDSEASFYANWKWFKFDSEQ